AGTATGGAGTCGTAATCCCGACGTTTGACGGGATTGGTCAGGATTTTATGGGCCTGGCTTAATAATGAAAGATCGGACTCCTTGCCCATTTCCTGATACTGTTCCTGCAACAGGCGGCGGTAGGACTGGGATATCTCGGAAGTTTCGGCCCCGCGGCTCACTCCCAGAATTTCGTAGTAGTTCCTCATTTGACGGCGGTTTCCTGTTTTTGCAATTTTTCCAGCCTTGCCCGGCTGCCTTCCAGCAGCTGCATCACCGCGGTTAGGTCTTTTTGTTTTTCGCCTATTTCCAGGGAAAGGCGTTCCTTCTCTCCGGTCCACTGTTCGCAGATATCGGACATCTCCTGAATGTTGTCCCGCATCTCTTCCACCTTCTGCTCCAGCTCGGAGGCCTCGCGCCGCTTCTCTTCGATGGTCTGCTCCAGCTCGCTTTCCTCCAGGCGCTTTTCGGCGATGAACTGCACCAGGTTCTGCACTTCGGCCTTGGATTGCTTGAGCCACTGGGCCAGATTGGCTTCGCCCTTTTTAAGCTCCGTCATCCGGGTGTTAAGCTCGGCTTCCTGCTGCTGGATGCTGACTAATCGCTTGTCCAGCTCGATGCCCTCTTCGATCCGGGCGGTCAGATGGTGGCTGACTTCTTCCAATTTGGACTGCTTGTTCCGGAGCAGCCCTTCAAATTCCACTAATTGCTTGCGGCCCTGGTCGATCACGCCATCCAGCTCGGTCCGCTCCTGCCGCATTTTTTTGACCTGGCTGGTCAGGTCCGATTCCTCTCCCCGGAACATCTCCAGCCACCGGGTATGGTCGGCCGCCTCGGCCTCCACTTTTCTAAGCTCCTTGCGCCGGGCGTCCAGCTCTTTTTCTATGTCTTTTTTCTTACGCTCGAATTCGGCCAGGGCTTCGCCGGCAGTGGCCACGGTAATGGTTTTGGGAGCCGATAGCGCCAGTAGCAGCAAGATGATGATAATCAGGGCCGCCGCCTGTCCGGCTACGATCGGAATGGGGATGGCCGGTTTTAAGGAAGCGGCCGGCTGGGCCTGTCCTTTGGTCAAAAGATAAAGGCTTCCGATCTTATCCTTGCCCAGCAATATAGGAACGGCCGCCCAGTAGGATCTTTCCTTGGGCCCGGCCGAAGCCGGCTGCAGTAGAAGATTCTCGTCCGTCAGAGTTTTGATCCCGTCCGGCAATGAGAGGGGCTGGCCCACCATGTCATCTTCGGAGGCGGCCACTATCTGTCCCTTGCTATTGGCCACCCGGATCTGCGACACTTCGGGATAATCAGACCGGGCCTGGGCCATCAATTCGGACAGCGAAAGATCATCGGCGTTGGCCACCGGGTCGGAAAGGCTGCGGGCCAGGCTCTTGGCAATAAGTTCGGAGCGGGTCTTAAGCTCGTCCGGAGCCGCGCTGCCCGAAGGTTTTTTATTTTGAAGCAGAGCAAGCGCCGTAAGACCCAAAGCCGCCAGGGCCAGGATCACGCTTATTATTATGGAAACGGTTCTTTTCATTAAAGCTGTTATAGGATAATACCTTATATACCAGTATAATAGTATTAAAAATTGATTTTAAAGTCAAGTAAAATAATTAGATTACTGTTTACTAAGGCTTTAACTTAGATAGCATGTTACGTTTTTCATCCGCAGATTTTCGCAGATTTCACAGATGTATTAATGCCGTTTGGGATATGTTACGTTCTATATCTGCATCAATCTGTGGATAGTAATTCCCCGTAAAGGACAGATAGACATTTACTACTGTTTTCGGTTGACCATGGTTATGGAAGCCTGGTCGGTGGGCATGATGATGATGTCCTCGATGTTGACATGGGCCGGCCGGGTGCAGGACCATACCACAGCTTCGGCGATGTCTTCCGGCCTTAGCGGTGCCATCCCCTGATAGGCCTTGTCCGCCCGCTGCTGGTCGCCATGGAAACGGACAATAGCGAACTCAGTCTCCACAAAACCGGGATCGATGCTGGTTACCCTGATATTGGTACCGAAGACATCCATCCTCATGGCCTTGTTCAGTGCTTTCACCGCATACTTGGTGGCGTTGTAAACATTGCCGGCCGGGTAGACCTCGTGCCCGGCGATTGAGCCGATGTTGACGACATGGCCGGAGTTCCTCTTGACCATGCCCGGCATCACCGCCCGGGTGACGTAGAGCAGGCCCTTGATGTTGGTGTCTATCATCTCCTCCCAGTTCTGGATCACCCCTTCCTGGATCTTCTCCAGACCCCGGGACAGTCCGGCATTGTTCAGTAGGATGTCGATGTCGGACCATTGAGCGGGCAATTTATTGATCGCTTCCTCTACTTCCTTCTGTTTGCGAACATCAAAAACAAGTAACGTGGTTACAAGATTCTTATTAATCTTCGATATTTCTCCAGCCAATTCCACTAAACGTTCTTTGCGCCTGGCTGCCAGGATTAGTTTAGCTCCTGCCTTGGCAAACTCGATGGCACACGCTCGCCCGATGCCGCTGGAGGCCCCGGTGATAAATACGATTTTGTTTTTCAAATCCTGCATCAATGCCTCATATTTATATTATCTCTTTTATCAGTTTAACGTCTTCCGGCTTCGTCTCAGATATCCTGATGCAATCCACCAGCCGCCTGGCCGCCTCCTGACCCTTCTGTTCATCATTGCAGAGCACTTTGACCATAGTGTCTCCGGGCTTTACCTGTTCGCCGATCTTGCGGTCAAAGATGAACCCGGCCGCCGGATCAATGACATCATCCATCTTCAGCCGGCCGCAGCCCAAGAAGACCCCGGTCATGCCTACCTCCCGGTTGTCCATGGAATGAATATACCCGGCCTTCTCCGCTTTAGCTTTTATGATATGCTGGGCCTGGGGCAATACTTTCTTGCAATCATCGGCAACTTTGACCTCCCCGCCGTGGGCCGCCACCATCTCCCGGAATTTGTCCAGGCCCTGGCCGGAGGAAACTATCTGCTGAAGTATCCTTTTGCCGAATCCCACGTCATTGGCCCGCTCGCCCAGCACCAGCATCTCGGCACCCAGGGCATAGGTGATCTCCATCAGGTCTCCGGGGCCGTTGCCTTTGAGACAGTCCACGCATTCTTCGATCTCCAGAGCATTGCCCACTGTCCGGCCCAGCGGCTGGTTCATGTCGGTGATCAGGGCCTTCATCTTTTTGCCCATCCCCTGCCCGATGGCTGTCATGGTTTTGGTAAGCGCCAATGCGTCCTCGTGCTTCTGCATGAAGGCCCCGCTGCCGGTCTTGACGTCCAGCACCAGCCCGTCGGCGCCCTCGGCCAGCTTCTTGGACATGATGGACGCGGCTATCAGCGGGATGCAGTCCACCGTGGCGGTTACATCGCGCAGGGCATACAGCTTCTTGTCGGCCGGGGCCAGGTCCGGGGTCTGCCCCATCATGGCCAGCCCGATCCGGGCCAGGGTGTGACGGAACTCATCATAAGACAGATCGGTGCGGAAACCGGGAATGGATTCCAGCTTGTCCAAGGTCCCGCCGGTGTGTCCCAGCCCCCGGCCCGAAACCATCGGCACCGGCACCCCGGCTGCCGCCACCATCGGCGCTAAGATTATGGAAATCTTGTCCCCCACCCCACCGGTGGAATGCTTGTCCACCTTGATGCCGGGGATGTCGGACAGGTCAAACACCCGGCCGGAATTCATCAGAGACATGGCCAACTCGCTGGTTTCGGCTTCAGTCATGCCTTTCAGGAATATGGCCATCAGCAGGGCGGCAGTCTGATAATCGGGTATGGCCCCGGAAGTATAATTGGCGATGAACCATTTTATCTCGCCTGATGAGAGTTCGCCGCCGTTGCGCTTTTTATAGATTATTTCGTAAGGGGTCATATCACCTCTCCCACTAAATGCTCGAAAATATTTTAAATCTTGTTTTCGTGGTTTTCGCGTGTTTCGCAGGCATTATAGTTTCCTGGACCACTCCAGCACCACCATCCAGATGGGCATGGCCTTGCGCCAGCCCGTGCCTTTTACGATATTCCGGAACCAGGCGCTTTTGGGCAGGTGCATCTCGGTCTTTTTGGCTCCCAGCAAACGCCCCAGTTTCCGGCCCTCCTTGAGGATCGTCTGAAAAGTCTTGGGATCCAGCGCCGCCGCCCGGCAGTAATTATAGAACTTCTTGTCCTTTGACTGTAATATTACCAGGCCCCCGGCCAGCCCCCGGTGGCCGTAATATCCGTAAACCCTTTTTTGTTTGATCAAACCGTCAAGGGCTTGTTTGTCAAATGTTTTGGCCGACCAACTGTCCAGATACAACCCCTTCCAATATTTGGCCTGCCGGTCGCGATTGAAAAGGCTGAGATACTCCTGGCCTTCTTTGGGTTTGGCCCGCACCAGCGCAGTTTCTGTAGTATCGGTAAGTTTGCTTATGTACTCGTCGAACCCGGCCACGATCTTCATGGATTTGGACTGGCCCAGGTGCTGGGATATCTTGTTATACGAGCCGGTGGCATAACGAACGTATTTTGGTTTTAAGGACATGGCTTTCTTCCAGGCATGGTTCTGAATGATCCGTCCGATGCCGCAACCCCGGTATTTAGGATTGACCCGCAAACCCTCCAGCCACAGCTCGCCCGGCCGGTGAATGGTGATTTTTCCCACTCCCACCGGAACATCGTTGATGGTGGCCGCGAAAAAAAGCCCGTTTCTGGTTTTTACCCATTCGTCCCAGACCTCGGGCATGTAATCCCCCCAGCGGCCGAAGGTATGTTTGCAGAACCCAAGTACCACGGCTTTGTCCGAGTCCCTGGCCGGACGGATATTTATACGTCCTGCATCATCTTTAGCTTTAGTGTTCATTTGGGAATCCTTATTTATCCTTTTCGTCGCTTTCTCTTTGAAGAGAAAGCTCCAAAGAGAGGCCTTCGCTAAAGCTACGGCCCCCAGGGGAAGGCATGCAAGGAGCGTAAGCGAAACTTTCGCTTCAGCGCCGCTTTGATGCACCGGCTGCCTGAATTTATTGACCCGAATATTAGGCATAATACTGGCACTAATTTCTTTATTCGGCTTTGAGCCGGATAAAACGCCAGCCTTTGCCGGACAGCAGCGCTGAAGCGAACCTTGGTTGGTCCCGGGACCCCGCCATCAGCGGAGCGGCTTGGTTTCAGTCCCGATAAAGCCCCGCCTTGGCGGGGCCGGGGCGTAAGCCTTGCTTACCGCGGAACTGGGCTTCGGCGTGAGCTCAGCCGAACGGCGGTAAAAACTTCTTGGCATACTTTCTTAGTCATAAGAAAGTATGATTGAAAAGATTATATTCTGGACTATTTACAAAATTGACATGTCGACAAAGATAGTGTCTATGCTTCTGTCAGTCCGGTAAAATGAAAATTGTTGACCTTAAGCGGCGGGACCACCATATTCTCCTGGCTCTCCGGGATGCCCAATGCCTCCACGTTGTTGAAGAACTCCACCAGGTCCTGGTTGAAGCGCATGTTCTTTACCCCGCAGGATATCTTGCCGTCTACGATCAGGAAGGTGCCGTCCCGGGTCATCCCGGTGATGATCGGGACCTTGCGGTCCACTACCCGGTTGTACCAGAAACGGGTCACCAGCACCCCGCACTGGGTGGATTTTATCATATCTTCCAAAGAGGCGCTCCCGCCTTCCAAAACCAGATTGCTGGGCATCGGGCCGTAGGTGTTGGGCTGCGGCAGGCCATGCCCGGTGGTCTCGGTCTTGTCCTGGGCCGCAGTTTTTAGGTCATATACCGGCCCGCGGGCCACGCCTTTATCAATTATGACTACTTTCTTCTTCGGCATGCCCTCGGAATCAAACGGTTCGGCCCAGGCCGCCAGGGAATTGTAGGCATCGTCGGTGATGGTGATGTTTTCGCCCATCAGTTTTTGTCCCAGTTTGCCGGACAGGCAGCTCAGGTTCTCCTGCACCGAGAGGGCCCCGAAGGCCAGGAATGACAGGAACATCAAGGGCGTGGTCACCGCCTCGGGCTCCAGGATGACTGTGTAATCGCCGGGATCCAACGCTTTGGCATTAAGCCCGCCCAGACATTTCTGAATGGCGATGGAAGCTACTTTCTCCGGATCCAGGTCTTCGGCTTTTCGCACCATACTGGCAAACCGGCCGGCGGCGATCCCGGAACGGGCGGTAATCTCCATGTTCAGAGTGCTGATCCGGTGGTAAGCAAAAAGCCCGTTGCTGTTGGCCATGGCCGTGGCGTACATGGTGTTGCTGACCAGCCCGGCCAGCTCCACCTTTTCCAGCCTGGCCAGTTTGACCGCCTTCAGCACCATCTCCGCCCGCTGTTCCGGCTCCATGAAAGCCGAGTTTTCATCATAGGGATTGATCTCCCGGTATTTCTGTGGCCCCACCAAAGGCGGAAGTTCCTGGGTGCCGGTGATGGCCCGGGCCGCTCCCAAAGCCTGCCGGGCCAGCTTTTTCAAGGATTTATCGTCGAACTGGTTGGTGGCGGCTCGGCCCGAGCGGTTGTCAAGGTCCACCCGCAGGGAGACATTCAGGTCCGACACATCCACGTTCTGATGGATGGTGTTGTTGGCGATCCGGGTCAGCGGGCTGGCGTTCTGGGTCAGGATCACCTCGGCCTGGCCCTCTTTGGCGAAGGACAACGCCCTTTGGCAGATATCACGGGCCTGATTTTTATCTATCAACATTTTATTTCATCCGTCGTTATGATTTACTTTTTACCTGGTATGACGCCGACCTTGATATCCCGGAACCGGGATGGCGCGCAGCCCTGGGCGGTCCGGGCCAGCTGTTGGGGTTCTCCCTTGCCACAGTTGCAGGTGCCCCAGATCTTCCAGTCCTTGGGTCCGGCGATGGCGTCGCAGGCGTTCCAGAACTGCGGGGTGAATCCGGTGTAGGTGGCGTTCTTGAGCATCTGCCCCAGCTTGCCCTTTTTTATCTCCCAGGCGATCTCGGTGCCGAACTGGAAATTGGAGCGCCGGTCGTCGATGGAAAAGCTCTTGTTGGTGGCCAGGTAGATGCCATCCTCAGTCTCAGAGACGATCTGCTCAAGTGATTTGGTGCCCGGCTCCAGATTGATGCAGGTCATCCGAACTATCGGCATGTTGCCCCAGCCGTCGGCCCGCATGGCCCCGGTGGATTTTTTGCCTATGACCTTGGCGGTCTCGCGGGAGGAAAGGTAGTTGACCAACATCCCATTCTTTATCAGGTCGGACTTTTGGGCCTTGACCCCCTCGTCGTCGTAGCCGTAGCTGCCCAGCCCCCTGGGGCAGATGGGGTCAGAGATTATGGTAACGATGTCCGAACCGTATTTCAGCTTATCCAGATTGTCGGTGGTGGCAAAGCTGGTACCGGCGAAGTTGGCCTCGCTACCGAACACCCGGTCCAGCTCCAGCGGATGGCCCACCGATTCGTGAATCTGCAGGGACAGCTGGGATCCCTCGATGATGATCTCCTTTTCTCCCGACGGACACTGGACGGCGGAAAGTAGGGCCACCGCTTCTCCGGCGGTCTGGCCGGCATGGCCGGCAAAATCCAGCTGTTCGATCATCTCGTAGCCGTTGGACTCCCACTGCCCGCCGTGGGAACAGGGGTAGGAACGGTACTGCACATCGCCGTCTTTGACGGCGGTGGCGGTGTATCCTCCGCCGCACTGGATGATCCTCTGCTCTATCAGCGATCCGATGGTGGAGGCGAACAACTGGTCCTCCACCCAGGCCGCGATCCGTGACTCGGTGATGTTCACGCCTTTAACCTGGCGCATGGCGGCATCGGTCTTAAGCAACAATGCGATCTTTTCCTCCAGCGGAACTTCCAACGGGTTCTTCTTGTGTGGTGTGACATATTTGTCTATGTATTTCTCCACCGGGGCCAGCTCCAGGTCTTTTACCTTGAGCAGGGCGCTGGCCTTGGCCACTTTCACCGCCAGCTTGGCCACCCGCTCTATTTCGGCCTTGTCTATTTTGGAGCTGGAGGCAAAACCCCAGGCCCCGTTGGCGATCACCCGGATGCCGAAGCCGCCGGAGGTCCCCCGGTTGATGCTGCCCACCTGGCCGTCCTTGACCTCCACCCGCTCGGATTCATCGTTGATGATCCGAATGTCGGCGTAGCTGGCCCCGGCCAGCTCGGCCACATTAAGGGCGTGTTGCGCTAGGTCTTTCAATTTTATTACTCCCACTTATAATATTTTCTCTATTAACTTCTTACTGGTCGTTGGAACAATTGCGAATCCTACACAATAATTTACTTTCGGATTTGTTCTACTTTTCTAATATTTTTATATTTTGGGAACAAATATAAGGTGATTACAAACACAAAAATCAAAACCATCATCATGATAACAATGTCTTTTCTTATTCCCGCCATAAATGGCATCGTTATTTTAATTTCACTTTCTCTGATGGTTTTATAACCTTTAATAAGAAATTCAATACTTTGCCCCGGTTCAAGTCTTTCAATAGTATAGCAAAGGTTAGGGCTATTGGGATTGATCTCACTGACTGTGGATGCTGCAGTAAATCCTACGACCTCTAAATAACCAGAATACACAACATCGTTAACAAAAAAACGTATATTCCCCATTAGTTCTGATGTTTTATTTGAAACCGTAATAAATGAGTAAACTTTCGTTGCAAGCACAAATTTCATAAGATTTTCATTGTCAATTAATCCCGGCTTATCTCCTTTTAATTTATACAACTGCTCTAAAGGATTATCAACTAATGATTGCCCTAGGTCAAGTTTATTCTTTGCTGCTTCTTCAAGAACATCGCTTACATATAACATAGAGAGGCCTAACCTTTTTTCCTCATCCGTTCTATAAGCAGAATAATTTAATGTTTGTTTTGGTAAAACACTAGAATCAGTAATTCCAAATATATACCATGGTGATAGTCCACTCCAACCTTGTTGTTTCCAATTCTTAAGTCGTTCATAAGGCAAATAATATGGCATCCCTTTTTTTGTATCCATATCTTCTGGTTTACCATAAGGTGCTAATACATTTTTGTCTTTGCCCTCCACTCTAAAATAATTACGCATTTTACTTGAATCTATTGATTCCGATACTTTGGCCATATTAAATATATAAATCGGCCTTAGTACTTTTATTTGTGGTTTCGATCGTATTGGAAATATTCCAACAGTTGCCAACAAACCAACAATACCTAGCATCGCTACATAGAGATTTGTTATCTTTACGATACTATCAAATGTATTATTTCCTTTGCCATTTTTCTTCATATTTTGTTGAGCTCCATTTTCCCACTCGTTTCTATTCAATCCGTAATGAAGCTTGTCCAGCCATTCACCGTTCCATTCCCGGATTTCCCTTTCACATCCCTCATTCTTAAAACCAATCTTCTCGGCCACCCGGATCATCCTCTTGTTGAATGACCAGGTCTCTATGCCTATGTGGTGCAGGTTGCGGCTCCGGAACAGGTAATCTATCCATAATTTTAGGGCTTCCGTCCCCAGGCCCTTGCTGATCAAAGAATCCTCATAAATAGCTACCCCGACATATTTATGATCCTGATTACCTTTATCAGCATAGCAATTCACCGTACCAATGGGGCGTGTGCTTTCATTCTCGACTATAATTGCCATACCAAACTTGTCTTCTTTTTCACCTTCAATGCTTTTAGTTATTCTGGCAATATATTCCTCATCTGGTTCTGGCTGATCTTTTTCCCAAGGAGCATCGAATAACTTAGCTTGGCCGTTCATTTGGCGCCATTTAAAGAATATAGGAACATCTTCCAATGTCCTTCTTCTCAACCAAACTATCTCGCCCTTGGCCAGGATCACCCCAGTATGTCCCGGTAATCTATCTTCATGGCCATTTTGGCCTTTTCTAAAATGTCTCCGGTCACTTCCTGTCCTTTGATGATACCCTGCTTCAGCACATTCCTGACATAACCCAGGTCATTGCCCAGTTCTATGCGCTTCTGCCGGATCGGGGCAAAATAGGCGTTCATGTTGGCTATCAGCTCCTTCTTGCAGACCACGCAGCCTCTCCCGCCTTTCAGGCATTCCTCTTTGATGGCGGCGTGGCCCGACGTGAATATCTGGTGGTAGCTATGAACTATACAGCCGTCGGGGTGACCGGGATCGTCCTTGCGGGCCTTGGCGGGATCGGTGTAGGCGCTCATGATCTTCTTGGCGGTCTCTTCTTCGCTGTCCTTGAGCTCTATGGAGTTGTTCAGTGATTTGCTCATCTTGGCGTTGCCGTCAAATCCCTTGATCCGCCCGAACGAGCCCACCTTGGCCTCCGGCTCCACGAACACCTGGCCGTAGATCCGGTTGAAATCGCGGGCGATCTCCCGGGTCATTTCTATCATCGGCAGCTGGTCGTCGCCCACCGGCACCAGGTCGGCATTGAAGGCCAGAATGTCGGCGGCCTGCGAGACGGGATAGGCGTAGAACCCGAAGGGCAGTGATTCCCCAAAACCCTTCTGCTTGATCTCCTCCTTGACCGTGGGATTGCGCCCCACCCGGGCCACTGTGACCAGATTCATGAAGAATATGGTCAGGTCGGCGATGGCCGGCAGTTTGGACTGAATGACGATGGTGGATTTATTCGGGTCTATCCCTGCCGCCAGGTTATCCAGGGTCACCTCGATGATGTTGTCGTGCACCTTTTGGGGGGCGTCAAAATTATCGGTCAACGCCTGAACATCCGCGATCAGAACATAGGTTTCGTACTGGTCCTGCAGTTTCACCCGCTCCACCAGCGAGCCGAAATAGTGCCCTATGTGCAGCGGTCCGGTGGGCCGGTCTCCTGTCAGAATACGTTTCATTTTGCCCGTAAACTGTAAATTGTGAAATGTGAAGTGTTAATTGTTTTTAGCGGCCAGACTTCGGATAAGACCGGCCAAGGTCTTGCTGACATTGGTTATCATTCCATCAATGTTGCTCTTCTCTTCCGCTTTGATATAACCCAGTGCCAATGACAGTTCCAAAAATGTATCCAGTTCGCTCAAAGATCCTCCGGCTATCGAAAGAAATTGTACAAATTCTTTTGTTGACCTTCGGGCTGCGCCCTCTGCGATATTGGCAGGAACCGAGGTCGCTGCACGCCGCATCTGGGATATAATTCCGTATTGCTCTTCTTTTGGATATCGGCCGGTAAGGTCATACACTGCCTTGGCCAGTTGAATGCTCATTTTCCAGACATCCAGTTTTTTATGCGCCCTTTCCATACTCACCCCCTTCATATTTCACAGTTTACAGTTCACAATTCACACCCCCTCGTTGATTTTGCTCCAAGGAGTGAATCCGTGCCCCAGCACTTCCTTGACGTCGGTGACCACCATGAAGGCCTTGGGATCCAGCAGACTGACTATTTCCTTCAACTGCACTAGCTCCCTCCGGCTGACCACGCAGAACAAAATGGCGCGCTCGGTGCCCTTGTAAAAGCCCTTGCCCACCCACATGGTCCCGCCCCGGTTCATCTCCAGCACCACTTCGCCCCTGATTAGCTGGTGGTTGTCGGAGATAATATAGGCCGCCTTATTGTAGGACCAGCCCTCCAGGATCACGTCCAGGATTCGACTGGAGACATACAAAGTGATCAGGCCGTACAAGGCCAGGTCCACGCTGCGGAAGGTCAGCCCGGCCAGGACGATGATGAAGAAGTCCACCATGATGATGCCGATGCCCGGGATGGCGTTGGTGTATTTGGCGATGATCTGGGCCACAATGTCCGAGCCCCCGGTGGTGGCCTGGTGCCGGAAAGCCAGCCCCAGTCCGACCCCCAGCAGGATGGCTCCGTAAAGCGCTGCCAGTATGGTGTTCTGGGTGGCAGCCTTGAAATGGAACATGGCCTGCAGGAAATCGGTCAAAAAGGAAGTGACAAACACCGCATAGATGGTGCGGAAACCGAATTTCTTGCCGAACTCCAGCAGCCCCCAGATGAACAGCGGTATGTTGACGGCGAAGATCACCACGCCCACCGGCAGTTTAAAAAGGTAGTGCAGAATAGTGCTTATTCCGGCCGCGCCGCCCGGGGCTATCTTATGGGGCACCAGGAACAGATCGTAGGAAAGGGCCATCAGGGCGCAGCCTATCGTGATCATGGAAAAGTCCCAGATGACCTTTGATAATTTGGGCTTTAAGCCCAGGCTTTTCAGGCTGATGTCCATAGATTATCGTTTATGCTCTTTTAGGAATTGTGCTTTGGCCAGTTCAATCACCTTCATCAGCGGCTGGCCGCTTTTTTGGGCGATCGTTCTGCATTCCTCATATTCCGGTATGAACTTATGAGATCCGTCGTAGAGGGTGACCCTTTTACCGGGGATCGGGCCGTAAGCGGTCTTTACTTTTGTCTCCCGGCGCGGAAGTGTATATCGTTCCAGCTCGCGGCGGCGGATGCCCAAAGTGGTGGTCTCTGAAAATATTGTATCCAGCATCGCGGCCTCGTTTTCCGGGCCGGTCAGGACCGAAAACATCACTGCGGGACGGTTTTTCTTCATTTGAATGGGCGTAAAATAAACGTCCAGCGCGCCCTGTTTGAAAAGAATTTCCAGCAGGTGCTGGTAGATTTGGGGGCTTAGGTCGTCGATATTGGTCTCCAGCATCACAATATCGCTAGGGCTTCTATTGTCCGGCATCAATTCTCCGGCCAGCACCCTCAGCAGGTTGGGCTGGGCCAGTTCCCGGGTGCCCGCGCCGTTCCCAACCGACTTTAGAATCATTTTGGGCATCGGCCCGAAGCCTTCGGCAAAATGGGTGATGATGGCCGCCCCGGTGGGAGTCACCAGTTCCCCGGAGAGATCGTTCTGATAGATCACCGCGTTCTTCAGAAGCTGGGCGGTGGCCGGTGCCGGCACCGGCAGGGTGCCGTGCTGGCATTTGACCTGCCCGTGCCCAAGATTCAAAGGCGAACAATATACTTCCTTGGCCCCCAACTCTTCCAGAGCCAGACAGCTGCCCACGATGTCAATGATAGCGTCAATCGCCCCCACTTCGTGAAAATGGATTTTCTGTTTTGAAATGCGGTGAACTTTTGACTCTGCTTCGGCCAGTCTGGTGAATATTGTAAT
The nucleotide sequence above comes from candidate division TA06 bacterium. Encoded proteins:
- the trpS gene encoding tryptophan--tRNA ligase, which encodes MKRILTGDRPTGPLHIGHYFGSLVERVKLQDQYETYVLIADVQALTDNFDAPQKVHDNIIEVTLDNLAAGIDPNKSTIVIQSKLPAIADLTIFFMNLVTVARVGRNPTVKEEIKQKGFGESLPFGFYAYPVSQAADILAFNADLVPVGDDQLPMIEMTREIARDFNRIYGQVFVEPEAKVGSFGRIKGFDGNAKMSKSLNNSIELKDSEEETAKKIMSAYTDPAKARKDDPGHPDGCIVHSYHQIFTSGHAAIKEECLKGGRGCVVCKKELIANMNAYFAPIRQKRIELGNDLGYVRNVLKQGIIKGQEVTGDILEKAKMAMKIDYRDILG
- a CDS encoding four helix bundle protein, with protein sequence MERAHKKLDVWKMSIQLAKAVYDLTGRYPKEEQYGIISQMRRAATSVPANIAEGAARRSTKEFVQFLSIAGGSLSELDTFLELSLALGYIKAEEKSNIDGMITNVSKTLAGLIRSLAAKNN
- a CDS encoding YitT family protein yields the protein MDISLKSLGLKPKLSKVIWDFSMITIGCALMALSYDLFLVPHKIAPGGAAGISTILHYLFKLPVGVVIFAVNIPLFIWGLLEFGKKFGFRTIYAVFVTSFLTDFLQAMFHFKAATQNTILAALYGAILLGVGLGLAFRHQATTGGSDIVAQIIAKYTNAIPGIGIIMVDFFIIVLAGLTFRSVDLALYGLITLYVSSRILDVILEGWSYNKAAYIISDNHQLIRGEVVLEMNRGGTMWVGKGFYKGTERAILFCVVSRRELVQLKEIVSLLDPKAFMVVTDVKEVLGHGFTPWSKINEGV
- the larC gene encoding nickel pincer cofactor biosynthesis protein LarC, encoding MKVIYLDCPTGASGNMILAGLIDAGASWKDIERSLRRLPVKGWKVELAKVKRCGLGGLQLEVKPGPQPCRHLKEIETIIKKAGLSGFVTDNSITIFTRLAEAESKVHRISKQKIHFHEVGAIDAIIDIVGSCLALEELGAKEVYCSPLNLGHGQVKCQHGTLPVPAPATAQLLKNAVIYQNDLSGELVTPTGAAIITHFAEGFGPMPKMILKSVGNGAGTRELAQPNLLRVLAGELMPDNRSPSDIVMLETNIDDLSPQIYQHLLEILFKQGALDVYFTPIQMKKNRPAVMFSVLTGPENEAAMLDTIFSETTTLGIRRRELERYTLPRRETKVKTAYGPIPGKRVTLYDGSHKFIPEYEECRTIAQKSGQPLMKVIELAKAQFLKEHKR